The proteins below are encoded in one region of Triticum urartu cultivar G1812 unplaced genomic scaffold, Tu2.1 TuUngrouped_contig_7156, whole genome shotgun sequence:
- the LOC125531465 gene encoding disease resistance protein RGA5-like, which yields MEGVIAVAMTGAMSSLLSKLAALLEKKYRLSKDAKKEIISLKDEMSSMNALLLKLSRFDELDEQQKDWRDKVRELSYGMEDCIDIFMNDLDSADAKDGLLGELKKLKAHYKIANRIEELKAQVLEASDRHNRYKLDEHVGSSRGPEAIDPRVQALYTEASSLVGIDRPKVKLIELLRMEENAPQLHVVSVVGFGGMGKTTLAKQVHDKIKSQFDCTAFVSVAQNPSLIKVLSDILSGVWGQVPSFLNEERQLIDKLREVLQNKRYLIVIDDIWTMEAWNIIKCSLMENNNGSRVITTTRIEDVAQACSCSHGHVYKLKPLNDLDSRRLFHGRIFPSEDACPEKLMNVSDEILKKCQGVPLAILTVASLLANHKEVNSKDFWEMIQNYLSLQLEGNPAFQWMRHVLNLGYSYLSLDLKTCMLYLGIFPEDSEIRKDDLVKRWVAEGFVGLEEMAESYFSELINKNMIQIARFDDCGNVLSCRVHDLMLDFIILKSTEENFITVIKESPIIRDPHTRKCSMEVRRLSLQVRNSECNHVVGSIALAQVRSFNFWGPGQCMPSLSRFQLVRVLHLDVYDTKEEQYDLSSICNLFLLRYLRIGGLKCEKLLKQLQKLKHLKILEIVGGENGAWLDVRYLPSMLWHLIIPSDLSLFGGIGRMEALRTLHELRITDFGLLDEFNLRTKVDLKTNLEILKELGNLKNLRELKLHLSGLTNAFEDCLLPSLCRLSSLQSLTTSGDHLNGDCLAYWTPPPRHLYRLHVLNCPFSMVPDWIVRLENLKSLEMQLVSLPRIGVEVLSSLTSLVHLTLRVRDHAPEEDVVVIRGSTFPNLKNLVFTYEVPCLVFEAGAMPRLEDLTIECCAEAVQHADGVLDGIEHLGSLKACKVNIYKRAGLFRQSCFHMMVCSSCGMEEKDPHMQGQSLQAAIREAINKHPGNPNISIITF from the exons ATGGAGGGGGTGATAGCGGTTGCCATGACAGGAGCGATGTCATCACTCCTAAGCAAGCTCGCGGCCTTGCTGGAGAAGAAGTACAGGCTGTCCAAAGATGCGAAGAAGGAGATCATCTCTTTGAAAGATGAGATGAGCTCTATGAATGCTCTGCTCCTGAAGCTGTCTAGGTTCGACGAGCTCGATGAGCAACAGAAGGACTGGCGTGACAAGGTCCGTGAGCTATCTTATGGTATGGAAGACTGCATCGACATATTCATGAATGATCTTGATAGTGCTGATGCCAAGGATGGGCTTTTGGGTGAACTAAAGAAGCTCAAGGCTCACTACAAGATTGCTAACAGaattgaagaactcaaggctcAGGTCTTGGAAGCAAGCGATCGTCACAATAGATATAAGCTTGATGAGCATGTTGGTTCTTCTCGGGGCCCTGAAGCTATTGACCCTCGTGTACAGGCACTCTACACCGAGGCCAGTAGCCTTGTAGGTATAGATCGCCCAAAGGTCAAGCTTATCGAGTTGCTGAGGATGGAGGAGAATGCACCACAACTTCATGTGGTATCAGTTGTTGGATTTGGAGGCATGGGCAAGACAACGCTTGCCAAACAAGTTCATGATAAGATCAAAAGCCAATTTGATTGCACAGCCTTTGTATCGGTGGCTCAAAATCCCAGTCTTATCAAGGTATTGTCAGATATACTCTCTGGAGTTTGGGGGCAGGTGCCTTCTTTCCTGAATGAAGAGCGCCAACTGATCGACAAACTTAGGGAAGTTCTCCAAAACAAAAG GTACCTCATCGTCATTGATGATATATGGACAATGGAAGCCTGGAACATTATCAAATGTTCTTTGATGGAGAATAATAATGGCAGTAGAGTTATAACAACTACACGTATTGAAGATGTAGCTCAGGCATGTTCTTGTTCACATGGCCATGTTTACAAGCTCAAACCTCTTAATGATCTTGACTCAAGGAGATTATTCCATGGAAGGATTTTCCCCTCTGAAGATGCTTGTCCTGAGAAACTAATGAATGTTTCTGATGAAATTCTAAAGAAATGTCAAGGGGTTCCACTAGCCATACTGACTGTAGCCAGCCTTTTGGCTAATCATAAGGAGGTAAATTCAAAGGATTTCTGGGAAATGATACAAAACTATTTAAGTTTACAGTTGGAAGGAAACCCTGCTTTTCAATGGATGAGACATGTCCTTAATCTTGGATACAGTTATTTATCTCTGGATCTCAAGACCTGCATGCTATATCTTGGTATATTTCCTGAAGATTCTGAAATAAGAAAGGATGATTTGGTTAAGAGATGGGTCGCCGAGGGTTTTGTTGGCCTAGAGGAGATGGCAGAAAGTTATTTTAGTGAGCTCATCAATAAAAACATGATCCAAATAGCCAGGTTTGATGACTGTGGGAATGTGCTGTCTTGTCGAGTGCATGATCTAATGCTTGACTTTATCATACTGAAGTCCACAGAAGAAAACTTTATCACTGTAATTAAGGAATCCCCTATTATTCGTGATCCACATACCAGGAAATGCTCCATGGAAGTTCGCCGACTATCCCTCCAAGTCAGAAATTCAGAATGCAATCATGTGGTAGGGAGCATTGCTTTAGCCCAAGTTAGGTCATTTAACTTTTGGGGCCCTGGTCAATGTATGCCTTCTCTCTCGAGGTTTCAACTCGTGCGAGTTCTACATCTTGATGTTTATGATACCAAGGAAGAGCAGTATGATCTATCTTCTATATGCAATTTGTTCCTACTGAGATATTTGAGGATTGGAGGTTTGAAGTGTGAGAAACTCCTAAAACAATTGCAAAAATTGAAACATCTGAAGATATTGGAGATCGTCGGTGGAGAAAATGGTGCATGGCTGGATGTTCGCTACTTACCCTCAATGTTGTGGCATCTCATCATTCCTTCAGATCTGTCTTTGTTTGGTGGGATCGGCAGGATGGAAGCCCTCCGTACTTTGCATGAACTTCGCATCACAGATTTTGGGCTCCTGGATGAATTCAATCTGAGGACAAAAGTTGATCTGAAGACAAATCTGGAGATCCTGAAGGAACTCGGTaatctgaagaacttgagagagCTAAAGCTTCACCTGTCCGGACTCACTAACGCTTTTGAAGACTGTCTACTCCCTTCGCTCTGTAGGCTCAGCAGCCTTCAATCCCTAACCACTAGTGGAGACCACTTAAATGGTGATTGCTTGGCTTATTGGACCCCACCTCCACGCCATCTTTATAGATTGCACGTGCTGAACTGCCCCTTCTCCATGGTCCCAGATTGGATTGTGCGACTTGAAAATCTCAAAAGCTTGGAGATGCAACTTGTGTCACTGCCGAGGATTGGTGTTGAGGTTCTCTCCAGTCTGACCTCACTGGTGCACCTTACATTGCGTGTTAGGGATCATGCTCCCGAAGAAGACGTCGTCGTTATCCGTGGTTCAACGTTCCCAAACCTCAAGAATCTTGTCTTCACATATGAAGTGCCTTGCCTGGTGTTCGAGGCAGGGGCTATGCCAAGGCTCGAGGACCTCACTATAGAGTGTTGCGCAGAAGCTGTGCAGCACGCCGATGGTGTTCTTGATGGCATCGAGCACCTGGGAAGTCTCAAGGCATGCAAGGTGAACATTTACAAGCGGGCCGGGCTCTTTAGGCAAAGTTGTTTTCATATGATGGTATGCAGTTCATGTGGAATGGAAGAAAAGGATCCACACATGCAGGGGCAGAGTCTTCAGGCTGCGATCAGGGAGGCGATCAACAAGCACCCGGGTAATCCCAATATCAGCATTATAACTTTTTGA